The following proteins are encoded in a genomic region of bacterium:
- the aroC gene encoding chorismate synthase, which yields MGNTFGSIFRVTTFGESHGPMVGAVIDGLPAQFHLKEADIQPQLDRRRPGQSDLTTPRQESDTVQIISGLQKGVTLGSPVTLVIPNRDTKPEDYGEMRTAPRPSHADFTYMTKYGVLASSGGGRASARETAARVAAGAVAEKFLRERFGIEIVAWVQSVGELEAAEVDVATISRPLVDKNPVRCPDQAQAATMATLIRSLKEAGDSVGGVVSCVCRNVPAGWGEPVFGKLSGLLAGAMLTIPATRGFEFGLGFAATSLRGSVHNDPFVKRGKSLGTLTNNSGGIQGGISNGESILFRVAFKPPATIGCAQATVDWDGQKCELKARGRHDPCVVPRAVPVVEAMAALVLADAALMAAVAK from the coding sequence ATGGGTAATACATTCGGATCAATCTTTCGCGTTACAACGTTCGGGGAGTCGCATGGGCCGATGGTGGGGGCGGTCATTGACGGCCTGCCGGCCCAGTTTCATCTGAAAGAAGCGGACATCCAGCCGCAATTGGACCGGCGCCGGCCGGGGCAGAGCGATCTGACCACCCCGCGGCAGGAATCGGATACCGTTCAGATTATTTCCGGATTGCAGAAGGGGGTGACCCTGGGCTCGCCTGTGACCCTCGTCATCCCCAACCGCGACACCAAGCCGGAGGATTATGGCGAGATGCGTACAGCGCCGCGCCCTTCGCATGCGGATTTCACCTATATGACCAAGTATGGCGTCCTGGCGTCCAGTGGCGGTGGCCGGGCCAGTGCCCGCGAGACCGCCGCGCGGGTCGCCGCGGGCGCGGTCGCCGAGAAGTTTCTCCGGGAGCGGTTCGGCATTGAGATTGTCGCCTGGGTTCAGTCCGTGGGTGAATTGGAGGCCGCGGAGGTCGATGTCGCGACGATTTCCCGCCCGCTGGTGGACAAAAACCCGGTGCGTTGTCCGGACCAGGCCCAGGCGGCCACGATGGCCACGCTGATCCGGTCCCTCAAGGAGGCCGGTGATTCGGTGGGTGGGGTGGTTTCCTGTGTCTGCCGGAATGTGCCGGCCGGGTGGGGGGAACCGGTATTCGGCAAGTTGTCCGGTCTGTTAGCCGGCGCCATGCTGACCATTCCCGCCACGCGCGGTTTTGAGTTCGGGCTTGGCTTTGCCGCCACGAGCCTGCGCGGCTCGGTGCATAATGACCCGTTTGTGAAGCGTGGCAAATCACTGGGTACGCTGACTAATAACAGTGGCGGGATTCAAGGCGGCATCTCCAATGGCGAGTCGATCCTGTTCCGGGTCGCCTTCAAGCCTCCGGCCACCATCGGCTGTGCCCAGGCCACTGTGGACTGGGATGGTCAGAAATGTGAATTGAAGGCGCGGGGCCGGCATGACCCCTGTGTGGTGCCGCGTGCGGTCCCGGTGGTCGAGGCGATGGCGGCACTGGTGCTGGCGGATGCGGCCTTGATGGCGGCGGTTGCCAAGTGA
- the tgt gene encoding tRNA guanosine(34) transglycosylase Tgt — MKAPGTYEILASDPNTKARRGRLWTLHGAVETPVFMPVGTQATVKAMTPVELKEAGSDIVLGNTYHLSLRPGVEIIEKCGGLHQFMGWDRPILTDSGGFQVFSLSKLNKIKPDGVEFRSHIDGTKLFLGPREAIDIQRRLGSDIIMAFDECPPYPSTYEYACQAVMRTLSWAALCAELHPRNGQLVFGIVQGGEYADLRARCARELVAIGFDGYAVGGVSVGEPEPVLLEAVKNGVAELPVERPRYLMGVGVLKQLVESVAMGVDMFDCVMPTRYARHGTAMTRTGHYPVRNGLYKEDTRPVEEGCTCYCCQNFTRAYIRHLMNVKEILGVRLLSIHNLHRTLEFMREMRAALDQGVFEEFRREFHATNKES, encoded by the coding sequence GTGAAGGCCCCGGGTACCTACGAGATTCTGGCCAGTGACCCCAACACCAAGGCGCGGCGCGGCCGGTTATGGACCCTGCATGGGGCCGTCGAGACCCCGGTGTTCATGCCGGTGGGGACCCAGGCGACCGTCAAAGCCATGACTCCGGTGGAACTGAAGGAGGCGGGCTCCGACATCGTGCTCGGGAACACCTATCACCTGAGTCTGCGGCCTGGAGTCGAAATTATCGAAAAATGCGGCGGCCTGCATCAATTTATGGGGTGGGATCGCCCCATTTTGACCGATAGCGGCGGATTTCAGGTCTTCAGCTTGTCGAAACTCAATAAAATTAAACCTGATGGGGTTGAGTTTCGTTCGCATATTGACGGGACCAAACTGTTTCTCGGGCCCCGTGAGGCGATCGACATCCAGCGCCGGCTCGGCTCCGATATTATCATGGCGTTTGATGAGTGCCCCCCCTATCCCAGTACCTACGAATACGCTTGTCAGGCTGTAATGCGGACCCTATCATGGGCCGCTTTATGTGCCGAACTGCATCCGCGGAACGGTCAATTGGTCTTTGGAATTGTGCAAGGCGGCGAATATGCCGACCTGCGTGCGAGGTGTGCCCGCGAATTGGTCGCGATCGGCTTTGACGGCTATGCCGTCGGGGGCGTGAGCGTGGGCGAGCCGGAACCGGTGCTGCTGGAGGCTGTGAAAAACGGCGTGGCGGAGCTGCCGGTGGAACGGCCGCGGTACCTGATGGGCGTGGGCGTGTTGAAGCAACTCGTGGAATCGGTGGCAATGGGCGTGGATATGTTTGACTGTGTGATGCCCACGCGGTATGCCCGGCATGGGACGGCAATGACCCGGACTGGGCATTACCCCGTCCGGAACGGGTTGTATAAAGAGGATACCCGTCCGGTTGAGGAAGGCTGTACCTGCTATTGCTGTCAGAACTTCACGCGGGCGTATATAAGGCATTTGATGAATGTGAAGGAGATCCTCGGGGTACGGTTGTTGTCGATCCACAACCTGCACCGGACGCTGGAGTTTATGCGCGAGATGCGCGCGGCACTGGATCAAGGGGTTTTTGAAGAGTTCAGACGGGAATTTCACGCAACTAATAAGGAGAGTTAA
- the yajC gene encoding preprotein translocase subunit YajC: MTTTLLFLGMGSAPAGGQAQGGSGMLMMGYMVIIFALFYFMMIRPQQKREKERRAMVDSIKAGDRVMFCGGMIGIVATVKDQMLVIKVSETTKVDIVRSAVVRVLGKDEVPASVETK; the protein is encoded by the coding sequence ATGACGACGACACTGTTGTTTTTGGGAATGGGTTCTGCACCGGCTGGTGGCCAGGCGCAGGGCGGTAGCGGGATGTTGATGATGGGCTATATGGTCATCATTTTTGCTTTGTTCTATTTCATGATGATCCGGCCCCAGCAGAAACGCGAAAAGGAACGCCGGGCGATGGTCGATAGCATCAAGGCGGGCGATCGCGTCATGTTCTGCGGCGGAATGATCGGTATCGTGGCGACCGTCAAGGACCAGATGCTGGTGATCAAGGTGTCGGAGACCACCAAGGTGGATATTGTCCGGAGTGCGGTGGTCCGCGTGCTGGGCAAGGACGAAGTTCCCGCCAGTGTTGAAACCAAGTAA
- the secD gene encoding protein translocase subunit SecD, whose translation MDKKTIFKWMLLIVLVGMSVAMVFPVKDKVRFGLDIKGGTSFTVQIDEAAMSDQIREEIKTKLGVEDFAKLSEDQIATRVKDRMITTLKEAQARAIEVIRNRVDGLGIAEPIIFPEKDNRIVVQLPGVDERKRDEAARMLKEAAFLEFRMVNEKSHELVNKLFEKGVAPEGYKIMSLSDGGAARDYLVRDRQAVPDEKMDAAFRAKVALFNSPRRCELLLEKQKVGGREAFTPYYVEKTAQLTGDTLKRASVDTQGVGQSVVSLEFNPEGSRKFARVTGEYAPGGAKNPGPVGRQMAIVLDGSLYSAPVIKEAIHGGRAVISGSFTFSEALFLTHILKAGSLPAPVEIVERRVVDPTLGKDSVTSGMNAGLYGCVVIIILMALYYLVNGLLADLALILNVVLLPLGMIVVAGILGMFSSDARAGSAIALPVLTLPGIAGIALSIGMAVDTNVLIFERIREEIKAGKSLKASIDAGFSRAFAAVFDSHVATILTAVIMFIFGSGPVRGYAITLIAGLLINLYTAVTVTHMCHMLIAERTNKVSLMKMCSIIPETNIDFIGKWKWMLGGTFAVVVVSWALMIGHGMKDKSSVFGVDFTGGTQLTMSFLAKPEIDSVRAVLTGGGIKDPSLQFQKGMEAGTREILLVKVATLEEGKQVEALLLAKIPQAGFKLMQQDDVGPQIGQELKTRAAWAMILGTLAMVIYIAFRFEFGFGLGAVVATIHDAMITLGICHLLGFPITMTLIAGVLTIIGYSSNDTVIIFDRIRENLRLYRGGQTFKELCNHSINQTLSRTLLTSSFTLVSVLFLLIMGGGALKDFSVAMLVGMITGTYSSIYIATPVTLAWYRWKAPDLGQK comes from the coding sequence ATGGATAAGAAAACAATCTTCAAGTGGATGTTGCTCATTGTTCTGGTGGGGATGTCGGTCGCGATGGTCTTCCCCGTCAAGGATAAGGTGCGGTTTGGTTTGGACATCAAGGGCGGAACGAGCTTCACGGTGCAGATCGACGAAGCCGCCATGTCGGATCAGATCCGCGAGGAAATCAAGACCAAGTTGGGCGTCGAGGATTTCGCCAAGCTATCCGAAGACCAGATCGCTACCCGGGTGAAGGACCGGATGATCACGACCCTTAAGGAGGCCCAGGCGCGGGCCATTGAGGTGATCCGGAACCGTGTGGACGGTCTGGGAATTGCCGAGCCGATCATCTTCCCGGAGAAGGATAACCGGATTGTGGTGCAGCTTCCCGGCGTGGATGAGCGGAAACGCGACGAAGCCGCGCGTATGCTCAAGGAAGCCGCGTTCCTGGAATTCCGCATGGTTAACGAAAAGAGCCATGAGCTGGTCAATAAATTATTTGAAAAGGGCGTCGCCCCGGAAGGGTACAAGATCATGTCCCTCTCGGATGGCGGGGCGGCCAGGGATTATCTGGTGCGCGACCGTCAGGCGGTCCCAGATGAAAAGATGGACGCCGCCTTCCGCGCGAAGGTAGCGCTGTTCAATTCCCCGCGCCGGTGTGAGTTGCTCCTTGAAAAACAGAAGGTGGGCGGGCGTGAAGCCTTTACCCCGTATTATGTTGAAAAGACCGCCCAGTTGACGGGCGATACCCTGAAGCGCGCGTCAGTGGATACCCAGGGCGTGGGCCAATCGGTCGTCAGCCTGGAATTCAATCCTGAAGGCTCGCGTAAATTTGCGCGGGTGACCGGGGAGTATGCGCCCGGTGGGGCCAAGAACCCCGGCCCTGTGGGACGCCAGATGGCGATTGTACTGGATGGGTCCCTCTATTCCGCGCCGGTGATTAAAGAGGCCATTCATGGCGGACGTGCCGTCATCAGTGGTAGCTTTACCTTCAGTGAAGCGTTGTTCCTGACGCATATCCTCAAGGCGGGGTCACTGCCTGCGCCCGTGGAAATTGTTGAACGCCGGGTGGTGGATCCCACGTTGGGTAAGGACTCGGTCACCAGCGGGATGAATGCCGGCCTGTATGGCTGTGTTGTCATTATCATCCTGATGGCCCTCTATTACCTGGTCAACGGCTTGCTGGCCGATCTGGCGCTGATCCTGAATGTGGTGCTGTTGCCTCTGGGCATGATCGTGGTCGCCGGGATTCTGGGCATGTTCTCCAGTGATGCCCGGGCTGGCAGCGCCATTGCGCTACCGGTGCTGACGTTGCCCGGTATTGCGGGTATCGCCCTGAGTATCGGTATGGCCGTGGATACCAACGTGCTGATCTTTGAGCGTATTCGTGAGGAAATCAAGGCGGGCAAGAGCCTCAAGGCCTCCATTGACGCCGGTTTCTCCCGCGCCTTTGCGGCGGTGTTTGACTCCCATGTGGCCACCATCCTGACGGCGGTGATCATGTTTATCTTCGGGTCCGGCCCGGTCCGGGGTTATGCCATCACCCTGATTGCCGGTCTGTTGATCAATCTTTACACCGCCGTGACGGTCACCCATATGTGCCATATGCTGATCGCGGAGCGGACCAACAAGGTCTCCCTGATGAAGATGTGCTCCATCATTCCCGAGACGAATATCGACTTTATCGGGAAGTGGAAATGGATGCTTGGCGGGACCTTCGCGGTGGTCGTGGTGTCCTGGGCCCTGATGATCGGGCATGGAATGAAGGACAAATCCAGTGTGTTCGGCGTGGACTTCACGGGCGGAACGCAGTTGACCATGAGTTTCCTGGCAAAGCCTGAGATCGACAGTGTCCGCGCGGTTCTGACCGGCGGCGGCATCAAAGATCCCTCCCTTCAGTTCCAGAAGGGCATGGAGGCCGGGACCCGCGAGATCCTTCTGGTCAAGGTGGCCACCTTGGAAGAAGGCAAGCAGGTGGAAGCCCTGTTGTTGGCGAAGATTCCCCAGGCTGGCTTCAAGTTGATGCAGCAGGACGATGTGGGACCCCAAATCGGGCAGGAACTGAAAACGCGCGCGGCCTGGGCCATGATTCTGGGCACGCTGGCGATGGTCATCTATATCGCCTTCCGGTTTGAGTTCGGCTTTGGACTGGGCGCCGTGGTGGCCACCATCCATGATGCCATGATCACCCTGGGTATCTGTCATCTGCTCGGTTTCCCGATCACGATGACGCTGATTGCCGGGGTATTAACCATTATCGGTTACTCCAGTAATGATACGGTGATCATCTTCGACCGGATCCGTGAAAATCTGCGCCTGTACCGCGGCGGCCAGACGTTCAAGGAATTGTGCAATCACAGTATCAACCAGACCCTCTCCCGGACGTTGCTGACCAGTTCCTTCACCCTGGTGTCGGTGCTGTTCCTGCTCATCATGGGCGGTGGCGCGTTGAAGGACTTCTCGGTGGCCATGCTGGTGGGTATGATCACGGGCACCTATTCAAGTATCTACATTGCCACCCCCGTTACCCTGGCGTGGTACCGTTGGAAGGCGCCGGATCTCGGCCAGAAATAA
- the recJ gene encoding single-stranded-DNA-specific exonuclease RecJ codes for MLAPPLARALLLRGVSTAGDVDRFLNPRLSDVVDPFVLPAMEPAVARIWQALKAKESIVVYGDYDVDGVTSAALMSHVLTRLGGKVSRFLPSRTEEGYGLNAETVARCISAYHPGLIITTDCGSGAHEAAATAAKAGVDIVVTDHHEVGAGGPAQVVAVVNPKLGSDPQARCLSGVGVAFKVCHALLKAGRDQKKKEAFAVDLREVLDLVALGTVSDMVPMIHENRILVRHGLTQLNRRERLGLRVLSEVAGATGELGTYHVGFVLGPRMNAAGRMGKADEALELLLTEDPDKALELARFLDSANQDRKQVESDIMEEAVRRIDTYFDPATHFGIVVGDVGWHVGVVGIVASRLVSKYGRPAIVVGFDEHGLGRGSCRSIEGFDLLGGLTLCSQYLSRHGGHEMAAGLEVQQSVFEPFQKAFHAVCEAGLKGRDLRRTLELDSWVSMAEVLDPAFMDVTTRMGPFGEINREPVWGLNNVQLVGAPKVLKGAHLKLRVGLGSDVCDVIGFKMADRLSELQEGPLDLAFNLRTNTYMNRTTPQLNLLDLRSGT; via the coding sequence TTGCTAGCCCCCCCCCTGGCCCGCGCCTTGCTCCTGCGTGGCGTATCCACAGCCGGTGATGTCGACCGCTTCCTGAATCCCCGGCTGAGTGATGTCGTCGACCCCTTCGTCCTGCCGGCCATGGAGCCGGCCGTGGCGAGAATCTGGCAGGCCCTCAAGGCGAAGGAATCCATTGTGGTGTATGGGGATTATGATGTGGATGGCGTCACCAGCGCTGCATTGATGAGTCATGTCCTGACCCGTCTCGGGGGAAAGGTATCCCGGTTTCTTCCCAGTCGGACGGAGGAGGGCTATGGACTCAATGCCGAGACGGTGGCACGCTGCATCAGCGCCTATCACCCCGGCCTGATCATCACCACCGATTGTGGTTCAGGCGCCCATGAGGCGGCGGCTACCGCCGCGAAGGCGGGGGTGGATATCGTCGTCACTGATCACCATGAGGTGGGCGCCGGTGGTCCGGCCCAGGTGGTGGCGGTGGTGAATCCCAAACTGGGCTCAGACCCGCAGGCCCGCTGCCTGTCCGGGGTGGGGGTGGCCTTCAAGGTCTGTCATGCCTTGCTGAAAGCCGGGCGCGATCAGAAGAAGAAAGAGGCCTTCGCGGTGGACTTGCGCGAGGTCCTGGATTTGGTGGCCTTAGGCACCGTTTCCGATATGGTTCCCATGATTCATGAAAACCGGATCCTGGTGCGGCATGGGTTGACCCAGCTGAACCGGCGCGAGCGGCTTGGATTGCGCGTGCTCTCCGAGGTGGCCGGGGCAACAGGGGAGTTGGGGACCTATCATGTAGGCTTTGTGCTCGGGCCCCGGATGAATGCGGCCGGGCGGATGGGTAAGGCGGACGAGGCCTTGGAACTGCTGCTCACAGAAGACCCTGACAAGGCGCTGGAACTGGCCCGCTTCCTGGATTCGGCCAATCAGGACCGCAAACAGGTTGAGAGCGACATCATGGAGGAAGCCGTCCGCCGGATTGACACCTATTTCGACCCGGCGACGCATTTTGGCATTGTGGTGGGAGACGTCGGCTGGCATGTCGGGGTGGTGGGCATTGTTGCCTCGCGACTGGTGAGTAAATATGGCCGGCCCGCGATTGTAGTGGGGTTTGACGAACATGGTCTGGGCCGGGGTTCCTGCCGGAGTATTGAAGGCTTTGATTTGCTAGGGGGCCTTACGCTGTGCTCCCAGTACCTGAGCCGGCATGGCGGCCACGAGATGGCCGCCGGTCTTGAAGTCCAGCAGAGTGTGTTTGAGCCGTTTCAAAAGGCCTTCCATGCCGTTTGTGAGGCAGGCTTGAAAGGGCGAGACCTTCGCCGCACTCTGGAGTTGGATAGTTGGGTGTCCATGGCCGAGGTGCTTGATCCAGCCTTTATGGATGTCACTACCCGCATGGGCCCCTTTGGTGAAATCAATCGCGAACCCGTGTGGGGCCTGAACAACGTTCAACTGGTCGGGGCCCCCAAAGTGCTGAAGGGCGCCCACCTCAAACTGCGTGTGGGACTGGGAAGCGACGTGTGCGACGTGATCGGGTTCAAGATGGCCGACCGGTTGAGTGAATTGCAGGAAGGGCCCTTGGATCTGGCGTTTAATTTGCGTACCAATACCTATATGAACCGGACCACCCCGCAGTTGAACCTGCTGGATCTCAGGAGCGGCACATGA
- a CDS encoding PhzF family phenazine biosynthesis protein has product MKIPYYQLDAFAEERFKGNPAGVCFLPRTWLPDGVMQKIAAENGVSETAFVLREGEGYGLRWFSPTMEVDLCGHATLATAHAIFFETGLDAESITFTTRSGDVSVARVEDMLVLDFPARPPVRCEPPSGVEFGLGTMPQEIWRARDYLVVFETEADVTSLQPDFEKLREWDGLGVIATAPGDAVDFVSRFFAPKAGLNEDPVTGSAHATLIPYWARRLKKKELHALQISARGGELFCQDEGDRVKIGGYAVTYLRGELDIIL; this is encoded by the coding sequence ATGAAAATACCTTACTATCAATTGGATGCCTTTGCGGAAGAGCGATTCAAGGGCAATCCGGCGGGCGTTTGTTTTTTACCGCGGACCTGGCTGCCTGACGGGGTCATGCAGAAAATAGCGGCGGAGAACGGCGTCTCTGAAACGGCCTTTGTCCTCCGTGAGGGCGAGGGGTATGGATTGCGCTGGTTTTCGCCGACCATGGAGGTGGATTTATGTGGCCATGCCACCCTGGCAACGGCCCATGCGATTTTCTTTGAGACGGGGCTGGATGCGGAAAGCATCACCTTCACGACGCGGAGTGGCGACGTGAGCGTGGCGCGGGTTGAGGACATGCTGGTCCTGGATTTTCCGGCCAGACCGCCGGTGCGTTGTGAGCCTCCGTCCGGAGTGGAGTTTGGGCTGGGCACCATGCCGCAGGAAATTTGGCGGGCAAGGGATTATCTGGTGGTATTTGAGACGGAGGCGGATGTGACGTCGCTACAGCCGGATTTTGAAAAACTGCGCGAGTGGGATGGACTGGGCGTGATTGCCACCGCCCCGGGCGATGCCGTGGACTTTGTTTCCCGCTTCTTTGCGCCCAAGGCCGGCCTTAATGAGGATCCCGTCACCGGGTCCGCTCACGCTACGCTGATTCCCTATTGGGCCCGGCGGCTTAAAAAGAAGGAGCTCCATGCCCTGCAGATTTCCGCCCGTGGCGGTGAATTGTTCTGTCAGGACGAGGGTGACCGGGTGAAGATCGGCGGCTATGCCGTCACCTATCTTCGGGGCGAACTGGATATCATCCTGTAG
- a CDS encoding GDSL-type esterase/lipase family protein, protein MSSEKELLIDVALPGEWAVYGPVPSTVQPHPDSDIPAAQAMPAALTLGNQSYSCLKVKPENGVVNLMSLFSRGGLKNAIRTGDWAYLTGEIHCATAGTVLIGAGADWWMQWVIDGKPVYDTLALGNQTGDYSVFNHVFKVNLEKGSHTVCVLVKSGSAGWTLVAGSSPKDRKRFMEVEKAQRGMARDAKELEAVIQSTAKTNSHMKLVIFGSSVASGAGAVDNHGWAYRLKEVLEKRNWTVVNKSVGGDSTTKLLARFNRDLLPEKPDVVIIGLSLANEGLVTSPAETFDRYSRNMRKLIQLCRKHGIVPVISNGYPNNAYTRSHYEIIRKFNAELNCWPVASINFMGAVDEGHGHWPDGCWTDGAHPNECGHAEMYYSIAPSLFDMLIDPCDQLPAPSSSWLAYRPDPAVNSAPLTHHVIDPIHSFSLAFTVMFPGPVSGRSVLAGVDGNSLCVSKEGRMTYEAEGGGVIQAGERIQAERPYHLAVTHSYINRQTRLWVDGVLAGTLSQQIAPRELTLAGSSTCAGGEAWYRNVMLYRGCLDGEQVMSLAQGQILRSSLELYAPLADRPLVKHLPVFNAAPTGAKLELQGDQCRSWP, encoded by the coding sequence ATGAGCAGTGAGAAGGAATTGTTGATCGATGTGGCCCTGCCCGGGGAATGGGCGGTTTACGGGCCTGTTCCCAGTACCGTTCAGCCACATCCGGATTCGGATATCCCGGCTGCGCAAGCCATGCCGGCCGCGCTCACGCTGGGCAACCAGTCCTACTCCTGCCTCAAGGTGAAGCCCGAAAACGGGGTGGTCAATCTGATGTCCCTCTTTTCGCGCGGCGGGCTGAAGAATGCAATCCGTACCGGCGACTGGGCTTATTTGACCGGGGAGATCCACTGCGCGACGGCCGGGACGGTGCTGATCGGAGCCGGGGCCGATTGGTGGATGCAGTGGGTGATTGACGGGAAACCGGTGTATGACACGCTGGCGTTGGGCAACCAGACCGGGGATTACTCGGTTTTCAATCATGTCTTCAAGGTCAATCTGGAAAAGGGATCCCATACCGTCTGTGTGCTGGTCAAGAGCGGAAGCGCCGGCTGGACCTTGGTGGCGGGGAGCAGCCCGAAGGATCGGAAGCGGTTTATGGAAGTGGAGAAAGCACAACGGGGAATGGCCCGGGATGCGAAGGAGCTGGAGGCGGTGATCCAGTCGACGGCGAAAACAAACAGCCACATGAAACTGGTGATCTTCGGTTCATCGGTGGCGTCCGGGGCGGGCGCGGTAGATAATCATGGCTGGGCCTACCGCTTGAAAGAGGTGCTGGAAAAACGGAATTGGACGGTCGTGAACAAGTCGGTGGGCGGGGACAGCACGACCAAACTTCTGGCGCGTTTCAACCGCGATCTGCTGCCGGAAAAACCGGATGTGGTGATCATCGGACTATCCCTGGCCAATGAGGGACTGGTGACCTCCCCGGCGGAGACCTTCGACCGGTACAGCCGGAACATGAGGAAGCTTATTCAGTTGTGCCGGAAGCATGGGATTGTCCCGGTGATCAGCAATGGTTACCCCAATAATGCCTACACCCGGAGTCATTATGAGATCATCCGGAAATTTAATGCTGAGTTGAACTGCTGGCCGGTGGCCAGTATCAATTTCATGGGAGCGGTGGATGAGGGCCATGGCCATTGGCCGGACGGGTGTTGGACCGATGGGGCCCATCCTAATGAGTGCGGCCATGCTGAAATGTATTATTCCATAGCCCCTTCGTTGTTTGACATGCTTATCGATCCCTGTGACCAGCTGCCCGCCCCCAGTTCATCCTGGCTGGCCTACCGGCCTGATCCCGCGGTTAACTCCGCTCCCCTGACGCATCACGTCATCGATCCCATCCATTCCTTCTCCCTGGCCTTTACCGTCATGTTCCCCGGGCCCGTCTCCGGGCGTTCGGTATTGGCGGGCGTCGATGGCAATAGTCTCTGTGTCAGCAAGGAGGGGCGGATGACCTATGAAGCCGAGGGTGGCGGGGTGATTCAGGCGGGGGAACGGATTCAGGCGGAGCGGCCCTACCATCTGGCCGTGACGCACAGCTATATCAACCGGCAGACCCGTCTCTGGGTGGATGGGGTGCTGGCCGGAACCTTGAGCCAGCAAATCGCCCCGCGGGAGTTAACCTTGGCGGGAAGCTCCACCTGTGCGGGGGGGGAGGCCTGGTACCGGAATGTGATGCTCTACCGGGGCTGTTTGGACGGCGAACAAGTGATGTCGCTTGCCCAGGGGCAGATTCTGCGTTCAAGCCTGGAACTGTATGCGCCCCTGGCCGATCGCCCGCTCGTGAAGCACCTGCCCGTGTTTAACGCGGCCCCGACGGGGGCAAAGCTTGAACTGCAAGGGGATCAATGCAGGTCCTGGCCGTGA
- a CDS encoding Glu/Leu/Phe/Val dehydrogenase: MKTGTSTMLNSALANFDRASGLLGDEYPSDLLEKLRHPKERTELRLSPQFSDGKIHTINAFIVHHSDAIGPCKGGIRMSPSVTLDDVTALAMEMTWKCALIGVPFGGGKSGIVADPLALSADDKQTLIRSFTRNARRNIHPLVYVPAPDMGTNERDMGYIKDTISYSQGNATTQGSYVTGKPVILGGIPGRREATGRGVVLSTMEALNTLGGSIKGARVIIQGFGNVGAGAAETFAEMGAKVVGVSDVDEAIYAEKGLDVPALLAHVRKTGSLRGAGQGRVVGHDALLEMPCEVLAPCATANQINAKNAERIQAKIIAEGANGPTSPEADAILTQRGIYVIPDILCNAGGVFVSYLEYTQETQQEQMTREDVLARLDKRMKDKFKLVHETAVSRKLPTREAAMYLALKNVCAAHIARGALP; the protein is encoded by the coding sequence ATGAAGACCGGAACGTCGACCATGTTGAATAGTGCCCTTGCGAATTTTGACCGGGCCAGCGGCTTGCTGGGAGATGAGTATCCCTCAGACCTGTTGGAGAAACTGCGCCATCCCAAAGAACGCACCGAGTTACGGCTTTCACCCCAGTTCAGCGATGGGAAGATCCATACGATCAATGCCTTCATCGTCCATCACAGTGATGCGATTGGGCCGTGCAAGGGGGGGATCCGCATGTCGCCTTCGGTGACGTTGGACGATGTCACTGCGCTGGCCATGGAGATGACGTGGAAGTGTGCCCTGATCGGGGTGCCGTTTGGCGGCGGAAAGAGCGGGATTGTGGCTGACCCGCTGGCGTTATCCGCCGACGACAAGCAGACATTGATCCGGAGTTTTACGCGCAACGCGCGCCGGAACATCCATCCGCTGGTCTATGTGCCTGCGCCGGACATGGGGACGAATGAGCGGGATATGGGGTATATCAAGGACACCATCAGTTATTCACAGGGGAATGCCACCACCCAGGGCTCCTATGTCACCGGCAAGCCGGTTATCCTGGGGGGGATTCCCGGGCGACGTGAAGCGACCGGGCGCGGGGTGGTGCTGTCGACCATGGAGGCGCTGAATACCCTGGGCGGGTCGATCAAAGGGGCCCGGGTGATCATTCAGGGCTTCGGGAATGTCGGGGCCGGTGCGGCCGAGACCTTTGCGGAGATGGGGGCGAAGGTGGTAGGGGTTTCGGACGTGGACGAGGCGATCTATGCAGAGAAGGGGCTGGATGTCCCCGCGCTGCTGGCACATGTTCGCAAGACAGGGTCCTTGCGTGGGGCCGGGCAGGGCCGGGTTGTTGGACACGACGCGCTCCTGGAGATGCCCTGCGAGGTGTTGGCCCCCTGTGCCACTGCCAACCAGATTAACGCCAAAAATGCGGAACGCATTCAGGCAAAGATCATTGCCGAGGGGGCGAACGGGCCGACCAGTCCCGAGGCCGATGCCATCCTGACCCAGCGCGGCATTTATGTGATCCCGGACATTCTCTGTAATGCAGGCGGGGTGTTTGTGTCGTATCTGGAATACACGCAGGAAACCCAGCAGGAGCAGATGACACGGGAAGATGTGCTGGCGCGTTTGGATAAGCGCATGAAGGACAAATTCAAGCTGGTCCATGAAACGGCCGTCAGCCGGAAGTTGCCTACCCGTGAGGCGGCCATGTATCTGGCCTTGAAAAATGTCTGTGCGGCGCATATCGCACGGGGCGCCTTGCCGTAA